The following are from one region of the Hyalangium gracile genome:
- a CDS encoding M1 family metallopeptidase — protein MPRLDPHSYNDTTQPETETLDWKARVDFRTRRLHAEVTLTLKEASAGPLDLDTRELDIRAVVDAQGKPLPFTLSSPEPILGSRLRIELPSGLRQLTVRYRTSPQASALQWLTPSQTAGGQHPFLFSQCQAIHARSVIPLQDTPRIRIRYTAALTIPKALKAVMAAGFVRREEPGVEAVEHYEMPQPIPPYLLAFAVGSLAPKDLGPRSRVWAEPELLEDAASEFEDVDEMLRVAESLFGPYDWERFDLLTMPPSFPYGGMENPRLTFLTPTLLAGDKSLVNVVAHELAHSWTGNLVTNASAEHFWLNESFTVFAERRILEALEGPEMATLHAALGRRSLETALEHFRAHPQLTALRTHLTGIDPDDVFSQIPYEKGYLMLCAMETAVGRPAFDAYLRKYIDTFRFKALTSEDWVAFTERELPGVLAKVNGEAYLHQPGIPDSAPSPRSRRLEELQRLKGTLPSREEVKTWTPAEWQLFLEWLPSDTPRDTLRALDERFQFTKSTNSEVLLSWLIAALRAQYAPALERTEQFLGEVGRMKYLKPLYSTLHSTKEYRGKAREIFQKYAERYHPIARQGIEGILARA, from the coding sequence ATGCCCCGCCTCGACCCACACTCGTACAACGACACCACGCAGCCCGAGACCGAAACCCTTGACTGGAAGGCCCGTGTGGACTTCCGGACGCGCCGCCTGCACGCGGAGGTGACCCTCACCTTGAAGGAAGCGTCCGCGGGGCCCCTGGATCTGGATACCCGGGAACTCGACATTCGTGCAGTGGTGGACGCCCAGGGCAAGCCGCTGCCCTTCACCCTGTCGTCCCCGGAGCCCATCCTCGGCAGCCGGCTGCGCATCGAGCTGCCCTCGGGGCTGCGCCAGCTCACGGTGCGCTATCGCACCTCTCCGCAGGCCAGCGCCCTGCAGTGGCTCACGCCCTCGCAGACGGCGGGCGGGCAGCACCCGTTCCTGTTCAGCCAGTGCCAGGCCATCCACGCACGCTCGGTGATTCCGCTTCAGGACACGCCGCGCATCCGCATCCGGTACACGGCGGCGCTGACGATTCCCAAGGCGCTCAAGGCGGTGATGGCGGCCGGCTTCGTGCGCCGCGAGGAGCCCGGGGTGGAGGCGGTGGAGCACTACGAGATGCCCCAGCCCATTCCCCCGTACCTGCTGGCGTTCGCGGTGGGGAGCCTGGCGCCCAAGGATCTGGGGCCGCGCTCGCGGGTGTGGGCCGAGCCGGAGCTGCTGGAGGACGCCGCCTCCGAGTTCGAGGATGTGGACGAGATGCTGCGGGTGGCCGAGTCCCTCTTCGGCCCGTATGACTGGGAGCGGTTCGATCTGCTCACCATGCCGCCCTCGTTCCCCTACGGGGGCATGGAGAACCCGCGGCTGACGTTCCTCACGCCGACGCTGCTGGCCGGGGACAAGAGCCTGGTGAACGTGGTGGCGCACGAGCTGGCCCACTCGTGGACGGGCAACCTGGTGACGAACGCCTCCGCGGAGCACTTCTGGCTCAACGAGAGCTTCACCGTGTTCGCCGAGCGCCGCATCCTCGAGGCGCTGGAGGGCCCGGAGATGGCCACGCTGCACGCCGCGCTGGGCCGCCGCTCGCTGGAGACGGCGCTGGAGCACTTCCGCGCGCACCCGCAGCTCACGGCGCTGCGCACGCACCTGACGGGCATCGATCCGGACGACGTCTTCTCGCAGATCCCCTACGAGAAGGGCTACCTGATGCTGTGCGCGATGGAGACGGCCGTGGGGCGGCCAGCGTTCGACGCGTACCTGCGCAAGTACATCGACACGTTCCGGTTCAAGGCGCTCACCAGCGAGGACTGGGTGGCCTTCACCGAGCGCGAGCTGCCGGGAGTGCTGGCCAAGGTGAACGGGGAGGCCTACCTGCACCAGCCGGGGATTCCGGACAGCGCGCCCTCGCCCCGCTCGCGGCGGCTGGAGGAGTTGCAGCGGCTCAAGGGCACCCTGCCCTCGCGCGAGGAGGTGAAGACGTGGACGCCTGCCGAGTGGCAGCTCTTCCTGGAGTGGCTGCCCTCGGACACGCCGCGCGACACGCTCCGGGCGCTGGACGAGCGCTTCCAGTTCACGAAGAGCACCAACTCGGAGGTGCTGCTGTCCTGGCTGATCGCGGCGCTGCGGGCCCAGTACGCGCCCGCGCTGGAGCGCACCGAGCAGTTCCTGGGCGAGGTGGGACGGATGAAGTACCTCAAGCCCCTCTACAGCACGCTGCACTCCACCAAGGAGTACCGGGGCAAGGCCCGGGAGATCTTCCAGAAGTACGCCGAGCGCTACCACCCCATCGCCCGCCAGGGCATCGAGGGCATCCTGGCGAGGGCGTGA
- a CDS encoding 3-hydroxyacyl-CoA dehydrogenase/enoyl-CoA hydratase family protein, with the protein MKTRIRKVAVLGAGVMGSGIAAHLANSGVRALLLDIVPPKAAPGEDTSSKAFRNKFVLGALANMRKQRPSPIVSEQVFTAIEVGNFEDDMARISECDWVIEVVKEDMAVKQALFAKVEQHARKDAIVSSNTSGLSIAGMLQGRGPEFRKHFLVTHFFNPVRYMKLLELVAGPETDPEVVRTIHGFGEAVLGKGIVYGKDTTNFIANRIGVYGMMKTISEMREAEMTVEEVDKIFGPAMGRPKSAVFRTADIVGLDTFIHVAKNCYDTLTQDEKRDTFAIPDFLQKMVEKGLLGDKSGSGFYKKSKGGGGDGEKEILALDLKTLDYRSQNKVRFESLGAAKNVEDVRERVATVMKGQDKAAKFAERVTLDVLAYSSRRIPEIADDIVNIDRGVRWGFGWDLGPFETWDAYGVKAGVARMKELGIQPAAWVEQMLASGRESFYGVQDGRDTYWDIPSKSVKPVQESPRTMRVEYLKRGNKKITGNDSASLWDMGDGVTLLEFHSKMNSIDDDIIAMMNKALDETEKNFQGLVIGNDGANFSAGANIMALLMAAKSDEFEAIRKMAAAFQAANQRMRYSGVPVVTAPFNLTLGGGAEVTMGGNAIQASAELYMGLVEVGVGLIPGGGGNMQLLRNVYGPYASDKDFDPLPFLKKVFLSIGTAKVATSAEEAREAGFLKASDGISANRDFLLMDAKARVLGMAASGFQPPRPTRFRLPGPSGAATIDMMLYDMQLNNQISEHDRKIGQKLAHVLTGGDTSPTALVTEERLLELELEAFLSLTGEAKTQDRLMHMLEKGKPLRN; encoded by the coding sequence ATGAAGACGCGGATCCGCAAAGTGGCAGTGCTGGGCGCTGGCGTGATGGGCAGTGGCATCGCCGCGCACCTGGCCAACTCGGGCGTGCGCGCGCTGCTGCTGGACATCGTCCCGCCCAAGGCGGCGCCGGGCGAGGACACCTCCTCCAAGGCCTTCCGCAACAAGTTCGTGCTGGGGGCCCTGGCGAACATGCGCAAGCAGCGCCCCAGCCCCATCGTCTCCGAGCAGGTGTTCACCGCCATCGAGGTGGGCAACTTCGAGGACGACATGGCCCGCATCTCCGAGTGCGACTGGGTCATCGAGGTCGTCAAGGAGGACATGGCCGTCAAGCAGGCCCTGTTCGCCAAGGTGGAGCAGCACGCGCGCAAGGACGCCATCGTCAGCTCCAACACCTCGGGCCTCTCCATCGCCGGCATGCTCCAGGGCCGTGGCCCCGAGTTCCGCAAGCACTTCCTCGTCACGCACTTCTTCAACCCCGTGCGCTACATGAAGCTGCTGGAGCTGGTGGCCGGCCCCGAGACGGATCCCGAGGTGGTGCGCACCATCCACGGCTTTGGCGAGGCCGTGCTCGGCAAGGGCATCGTCTACGGCAAGGACACCACGAACTTCATCGCCAACCGCATCGGCGTGTACGGGATGATGAAGACCATCTCCGAGATGCGCGAGGCGGAGATGACGGTGGAGGAGGTGGACAAGATCTTTGGCCCGGCCATGGGGCGGCCCAAGTCCGCCGTCTTCCGCACCGCGGACATCGTCGGCCTGGACACCTTCATCCACGTGGCGAAGAACTGTTACGACACGCTCACCCAGGACGAGAAGCGTGACACGTTCGCCATCCCCGACTTCCTCCAGAAGATGGTGGAGAAGGGGCTGCTGGGCGACAAGAGCGGCTCGGGCTTCTACAAGAAGTCCAAGGGCGGCGGCGGGGACGGCGAGAAGGAGATCCTCGCGCTGGATCTGAAGACGCTCGACTACCGCTCGCAGAACAAGGTGCGCTTCGAGTCGCTGGGCGCCGCCAAGAACGTGGAGGACGTGCGCGAGCGCGTGGCCACGGTGATGAAGGGCCAGGACAAGGCCGCGAAGTTCGCCGAGCGCGTGACGCTGGACGTGCTGGCCTACTCCAGCCGCCGCATCCCCGAGATCGCCGACGACATCGTCAACATCGACCGCGGCGTGCGCTGGGGCTTCGGGTGGGACCTGGGCCCCTTCGAGACGTGGGACGCGTACGGCGTGAAGGCCGGCGTGGCGCGGATGAAGGAGCTGGGCATCCAGCCGGCCGCCTGGGTGGAGCAGATGCTGGCCTCCGGCCGCGAGTCCTTCTACGGCGTGCAGGACGGCCGGGACACGTACTGGGACATCCCCAGCAAGTCCGTGAAGCCGGTGCAGGAGAGCCCGCGCACCATGCGCGTGGAGTACCTCAAGCGCGGCAACAAGAAGATCACCGGCAACGACAGCGCCTCGCTGTGGGACATGGGCGACGGCGTCACGCTGCTCGAGTTCCACTCGAAGATGAACTCCATCGACGATGACATCATCGCGATGATGAACAAGGCCCTGGACGAGACGGAGAAGAACTTCCAGGGGCTCGTGATTGGCAACGACGGGGCGAACTTCTCGGCGGGCGCCAACATCATGGCGCTGCTGATGGCGGCCAAGAGCGACGAGTTCGAGGCCATCCGGAAGATGGCGGCGGCCTTCCAGGCGGCCAACCAGCGCATGCGCTACAGCGGCGTGCCGGTGGTGACGGCGCCCTTCAACCTCACCCTGGGCGGCGGCGCGGAGGTGACGATGGGCGGCAACGCCATCCAGGCCTCGGCCGAGCTGTACATGGGCCTGGTGGAGGTGGGCGTGGGCCTCATCCCCGGCGGCGGCGGCAACATGCAGCTGCTGCGCAACGTGTACGGCCCCTACGCCTCGGACAAGGACTTCGATCCGCTGCCCTTCCTCAAGAAGGTGTTCCTGTCCATCGGCACGGCGAAGGTGGCCACCAGCGCCGAGGAGGCTCGGGAGGCGGGCTTCCTGAAGGCCAGCGACGGCATCAGCGCCAACCGCGACTTCCTGCTCATGGACGCCAAGGCCCGGGTGCTGGGCATGGCGGCCTCGGGCTTCCAGCCGCCTCGGCCCACGCGCTTCCGGCTGCCGGGGCCCAGCGGCGCCGCCACCATCGACATGATGCTGTACGACATGCAGCTCAACAACCAGATCTCCGAGCACGACCGGAAGATCGGCCAGAAGCTGGCCCACGTGCTCACCGGTGGTGACACCAGCCCCACGGCGCTGGTCACCGAGGAGCGGCTGCTGGAACTGGAGCTGGAGGCCTTCCTGAGCCTCACGGGCGAGGCGAAGACGCAGGATCGGCTCATGCACATGCTGGAGAAGGGCAAGCCGCTGCGGAACTAG
- a CDS encoding thiolase family protein, which translates to MAGRVVIASAVRTPFTRAHKGEFKDTRPDTLAAHVIKEAVARVPGLKPEEVEDVILGCAMPEAEQGMNVARQASLLAGLPDTVPAMTINRFCSSGTQSIAQAAQAIQAGMLQVAVAGGTESMTMVPMGGNKVSANPEIMAKHPEVYTSMGATAENIATRYSVTRADADKFAYESQRRAATAREQGKFKEEILPVTTTVYDDDGKPKQVTVTFDTILRPDTTLEGLAKLKPAFNAKGVVTAGNASPLTDGAAAAVVMSEEKAKSLGVKPLGYFLDYQVAGVPPEIMGIGPIPAVKKLLAKNKLKVEDIDVFELNEAFAAQVLHCIRELGIPLDKVNPNGGAIALGHPLGVSGARMVATILYELKRRNGRYGVVSMCIGGGMGAAALIELAK; encoded by the coding sequence ATGGCCGGTCGAGTCGTGATTGCCAGCGCGGTGCGAACCCCGTTCACCCGCGCCCACAAGGGAGAGTTCAAGGACACGCGGCCGGACACGCTCGCCGCCCACGTCATCAAGGAGGCGGTGGCTCGGGTTCCCGGGCTGAAGCCGGAGGAAGTGGAGGACGTCATCCTCGGCTGCGCCATGCCGGAGGCCGAGCAGGGGATGAACGTCGCTCGCCAGGCCTCCCTGCTGGCGGGCCTGCCGGACACCGTTCCGGCGATGACGATCAACCGCTTCTGCTCGTCGGGCACCCAGTCGATCGCCCAGGCGGCGCAGGCGATCCAGGCGGGGATGCTCCAGGTGGCGGTCGCCGGTGGCACCGAGTCCATGACGATGGTGCCCATGGGCGGCAACAAGGTGAGCGCCAACCCGGAGATCATGGCCAAGCACCCGGAGGTGTACACCTCCATGGGCGCGACGGCGGAGAACATCGCCACCCGCTACAGCGTGACGCGCGCGGACGCGGACAAGTTCGCCTACGAGTCCCAGCGCCGGGCGGCCACGGCCCGTGAGCAGGGGAAGTTCAAGGAGGAGATCCTCCCGGTCACCACGACGGTGTACGACGACGACGGCAAGCCCAAGCAGGTGACCGTCACGTTCGACACCATCCTGCGGCCGGACACCACGCTGGAGGGCCTGGCGAAGCTGAAGCCGGCCTTCAACGCCAAGGGCGTGGTGACGGCGGGCAACGCGTCGCCGCTGACGGACGGCGCGGCGGCGGCGGTCGTCATGAGCGAGGAGAAGGCGAAGTCGCTCGGGGTGAAGCCGCTGGGCTACTTCCTGGACTACCAGGTGGCGGGCGTGCCGCCGGAGATCATGGGCATCGGGCCCATCCCGGCGGTGAAGAAGCTGCTGGCGAAGAACAAGCTCAAGGTCGAGGACATCGACGTCTTCGAGCTGAACGAGGCCTTCGCGGCGCAGGTGCTGCACTGCATCCGTGAGCTGGGCATCCCGCTGGACAAGGTGAACCCGAACGGCGGCGCCATCGCCCTGGGCCACCCGCTGGGCGTGTCCGGTGCGCGCATGGTGGCCACCATCCTGTACGAGCTGAAGCGCCGCAACGGCCGCTACGGCGTGGTCAGCATGTGCATCGGCGGCGGCATGGGCGCCGCGGCGCTCATCGAGCTGGCGAAGTAG
- a CDS encoding fused MFS/spermidine synthase, whose product MNDAPATLSRSRFRFLCALLFCTGMTSLIFQIIWLRGFSIILGSTIYSMASVITVFMLGLALGSLAMSRLLKNGRKLAQSPLAAYGTVELLVGLSALLVTWTLFTHQDFYLSMSGSPTAPLVSRMAAQVTVCLALIGVPTVLMGMTLPLLSQLVPDRRQVSALYGINTIGAATGSIISSFFLIYYFGCIRAGAVATAINVLIFAVALLTNRFFPPATEAAVEEPAPSAADTAEGRMLSRPLMLALAIFSGFVALSCEITWTRFLSLCFGNRIYVTSITLAIILLFMGQAARMSSAMLRGSTPLWRILLYACSLTLISFSAALLLERSAFQPKEPGLVVLFILLMVVFPATTLGLIFPLTLAARPAGVTNGASWVGLVYGMNTLASLVGSLASGYILINLIGSNGLIAFNSVLLLIALAGLAYAFRPQFKLADHALGGVAVLGFLAIIAPKSLEVPPVVDAEKAIVRTEDAHGIFSVVRVDDSKLRVLNNRTDLVYLYGDASTQYVQESQAFLPILYAPKLEKALVIGSGYGITAGAFSRVAEVGSIEAVEIVPALVEHAKLFSPGNHDYFSNPRVQIHVTDGRHFLATATERYDIISINVSDPYLPGSSSLFSREFYALARSRLKPGGVLAQHIFGPDMASLYHGIREVFPHVKGIPAYGNGLTVIASVEPLQPHQRELFMQRYDGGRALLGTIGIQDGLAGFERLVLMGDETLQELSSRSPAFYNSDDMPALEFRRLPGQLGLFYSNN is encoded by the coding sequence ATGAACGACGCTCCCGCCACACTCAGCCGTTCTCGCTTCCGCTTCCTGTGCGCGCTCCTGTTCTGCACGGGGATGACGTCGCTCATCTTCCAGATCATCTGGCTGCGCGGCTTCAGCATCATCCTCGGCAGCACCATCTACTCGATGGCCAGCGTCATCACCGTCTTCATGCTCGGGCTGGCGCTGGGGAGCCTGGCCATGTCCCGGCTGCTGAAGAACGGCCGGAAGCTGGCCCAGAGCCCGCTGGCGGCCTACGGCACGGTGGAGCTGCTGGTGGGGCTCAGCGCGCTGCTCGTCACCTGGACGCTCTTCACCCACCAGGACTTCTACCTGTCGATGTCCGGCTCGCCCACGGCGCCGCTGGTGTCGCGGATGGCCGCGCAGGTGACGGTGTGCCTGGCGCTCATCGGCGTTCCCACGGTGCTCATGGGGATGACGCTGCCGCTGTTGAGCCAGCTCGTCCCGGACCGCCGGCAGGTGTCCGCCCTCTACGGCATCAACACCATCGGCGCGGCCACGGGGAGCATCATCTCCAGCTTCTTCCTCATCTACTACTTTGGCTGCATCCGAGCCGGAGCGGTCGCCACGGCGATCAACGTCCTCATCTTCGCCGTCGCCCTGCTGACCAACCGCTTCTTCCCGCCCGCCACCGAGGCCGCCGTCGAGGAACCCGCCCCCAGCGCTGCCGACACCGCCGAGGGGCGGATGCTCAGCCGCCCGCTGATGCTGGCGCTCGCCATCTTCTCGGGCTTCGTCGCGCTCTCCTGCGAGATCACCTGGACGCGCTTCCTGTCACTGTGCTTCGGCAACCGCATCTACGTGACGAGCATCACCCTGGCCATCATCCTGCTCTTCATGGGCCAGGCGGCGCGCATGAGCAGCGCCATGCTACGCGGGTCCACGCCGCTGTGGCGCATCCTGCTGTACGCGTGCTCGCTGACGCTGATCTCCTTCTCGGCCGCGCTGCTGCTGGAGCGCTCGGCCTTCCAGCCCAAGGAGCCGGGGCTGGTGGTCCTCTTCATCCTGCTGATGGTGGTGTTCCCGGCGACGACGCTCGGGCTCATCTTCCCGCTGACGCTCGCGGCGCGGCCCGCCGGAGTGACGAACGGGGCCAGCTGGGTGGGGCTGGTGTACGGCATGAACACGCTGGCCAGCCTCGTGGGCTCGCTGGCGAGCGGCTACATCCTCATCAACCTCATCGGCTCCAACGGCCTCATCGCCTTCAACTCCGTGCTGCTGCTGATCGCCCTGGCGGGGCTGGCGTACGCGTTCCGTCCCCAGTTCAAGCTCGCGGACCATGCGCTCGGCGGAGTGGCGGTGCTCGGCTTCCTGGCCATCATCGCGCCCAAGAGCCTCGAGGTGCCGCCGGTGGTGGATGCCGAGAAGGCCATCGTCCGGACCGAGGACGCCCACGGCATCTTCAGCGTGGTGCGCGTGGATGACAGCAAGCTGCGCGTGCTGAACAACCGGACGGACCTCGTCTACCTCTATGGAGACGCCAGCACGCAGTACGTGCAGGAGTCCCAGGCCTTCCTGCCCATCCTCTACGCGCCGAAGCTGGAGAAGGCGCTGGTCATCGGCTCGGGCTACGGCATCACCGCGGGCGCCTTCTCGCGCGTGGCGGAGGTGGGCTCCATCGAGGCGGTGGAGATCGTCCCGGCGCTCGTGGAGCACGCGAAGCTGTTCAGCCCGGGCAACCACGACTACTTCTCCAACCCGCGCGTGCAGATCCACGTCACCGACGGGCGGCACTTCCTGGCCACGGCCACCGAGCGCTACGACATCATCTCGATCAACGTCTCGGACCCGTACCTGCCGGGCTCCTCGAGCCTCTTCAGCCGCGAGTTCTACGCCCTGGCCCGCTCCCGCCTGAAGCCCGGAGGCGTGCTGGCGCAGCACATCTTCGGGCCGGACATGGCCTCGCTCTACCACGGCATCCGCGAGGTGTTCCCCCACGTGAAGGGCATCCCCGCGTACGGCAACGGGCTGACGGTCATCGCCTCGGTGGAGCCGCTCCAGCCCCACCAGCGCGAGCTGTTCATGCAGCGCTACGACGGAGGCCGGGCGCTCTTGGGGACCATCGGCATCCAGGACGGGCTGGCGGGCTTCGAGCGGCTGGTGCTGATGGGCGACGAGACGCTCCAGGAGCTCTCCTCGCGCTCCCCCGCCTTCTACAACAGCGACGACATGCCCGCCCTGGAGTTCCGGCGGCTGCCGGGGCAGCTCGGCCTCTTCTACTCGAACAACTGA
- a CDS encoding fused MFS/spermidine synthase, which translates to MAAPVPTAQHWVLRLFFVSGLSGILFEVLWTRIFTYLLGGTSHSVTAVITAFMLGMGLGAYLFGRLADRQTRPLRTYGLLELGVVFSGLIAFYAFRHIEALYSALYAWAPQATVKWLVFLIAFVFVSLTATLIGGTLPVLARYVVDRDKGLKAQLGQLYSINTLGAAAGSILMIALVWVLGYEAGYHLALALNAVTGAAALLLARREISARRADTEAPAAPPLPPERGETLDGRILLPAFALSGFCALAYEVIWFRLLDFLLLGRLTTFACVLSVYLLGISLGSLAFSRWSPAGLSDLRLFVVFEAVLGFLGLLSLPLLSLISGAGNRTVSMVAGFLILFVMTLLLGGLFPLAGKLHAGPLRLLGRTVGSIYSANTIGSVLGSFLTGFVLFPVIGTSGSLLLVAGLNLAIAAGVAGFSLRPLSTRWLGTGVGLAVVGLGVWFSSDWLTRYYEHVSLRPDFRIIAQQESSLQPVLVAENPQGERVLLGGPFQSGETVPARRQTQKLQAHLPMLVHPNPQRVLEIGYGVGELARTLLLYQPELLHLVELDENMVPMAEQYFGALNEHASSKPNVRVDVMDGRHFLKMSPEQYDVIMSDSMILASEGSLRLYTEEHFREARRHLRPGGVALAWLPLNSGTTKAMVILKTFQQVFPQSLLWLPLGLNTQEAFLIGFRDEATIDLAAWRQKYERVAREDLSAFGWDSPGLFFASFRAGPDRLKDIAERVPMVNRDMNPVLDFLPQEPPAEIDSAVRQIISYPPGSVFAHVKDGAPPSQDLQSLTEEAQRIHEADQLFLQGVQALDRFGARPPAEVLANAEPLTADFRRALEVYPRHHASAVWMAQVLGLAAKVQPPLEPEKARGLLEEASRYNPSDLAVAEALARLALQRGDKTEAHKYIERVRTLAPYSRLAATETP; encoded by the coding sequence ATGGCCGCCCCCGTCCCCACCGCGCAGCATTGGGTGCTGCGTCTCTTCTTCGTCTCGGGCCTCTCGGGGATCCTCTTCGAGGTCCTCTGGACGCGCATCTTCACGTACCTGCTCGGGGGCACCTCCCACAGCGTCACCGCCGTCATCACGGCGTTCATGCTCGGCATGGGGCTGGGCGCGTACCTCTTCGGCAGGCTCGCGGACCGGCAGACCCGGCCGCTGCGCACCTATGGACTGCTGGAGCTAGGCGTAGTCTTCAGCGGGCTCATCGCGTTCTACGCCTTCCGCCACATCGAAGCGCTCTACTCGGCCCTCTACGCCTGGGCACCACAGGCCACGGTCAAGTGGCTCGTCTTCCTCATCGCCTTCGTCTTCGTCTCGCTCACCGCCACGCTCATCGGGGGCACCCTGCCCGTGCTCGCCCGGTACGTGGTGGACCGTGACAAAGGGCTGAAGGCCCAGCTGGGCCAGCTCTACTCCATCAACACCCTGGGAGCCGCCGCGGGCTCCATCCTGATGATCGCGCTGGTGTGGGTGCTGGGCTACGAGGCCGGCTATCACCTCGCGCTCGCGCTCAATGCCGTCACGGGCGCCGCGGCCCTGCTCCTGGCCCGCCGGGAGATCTCCGCGCGGCGTGCCGACACCGAGGCTCCCGCGGCCCCTCCCCTTCCTCCAGAGCGGGGAGAGACGCTCGACGGCCGCATCCTCCTGCCCGCCTTCGCCCTCTCCGGCTTCTGCGCGCTGGCGTACGAGGTCATCTGGTTCCGCCTGCTCGACTTCCTCCTGCTGGGCCGGCTCACCACGTTCGCCTGCGTCCTGTCCGTGTACCTGCTGGGCATCAGCCTCGGCAGCCTGGCCTTCAGCCGCTGGAGCCCCGCCGGCCTGAGCGACCTCAGGCTGTTCGTGGTCTTCGAAGCCGTGCTGGGCTTCCTCGGGCTGCTCAGCCTGCCGCTGCTGTCCCTGATCAGCGGAGCGGGGAACCGGACGGTCAGCATGGTCGCGGGCTTCCTCATCCTCTTCGTCATGACCCTGCTGCTGGGCGGCCTCTTCCCCCTGGCGGGCAAGCTCCACGCGGGGCCGCTGCGCCTGCTCGGCCGGACCGTCGGCAGCATCTACTCGGCCAACACCATCGGCTCGGTGCTGGGCTCGTTCCTGACCGGCTTCGTCCTCTTCCCCGTGATTGGCACCTCGGGCAGCCTCCTGCTTGTCGCGGGGCTCAACCTCGCCATCGCCGCGGGCGTTGCGGGCTTCTCGCTCCGCCCGCTGAGCACCCGATGGCTGGGGACGGGCGTGGGGCTCGCGGTGGTCGGGCTGGGGGTCTGGTTCAGCAGCGACTGGCTCACCCGCTACTACGAGCACGTCAGCCTCCGCCCCGACTTCCGCATCATCGCGCAGCAGGAGAGCAGCCTGCAGCCGGTGCTCGTGGCCGAGAACCCCCAGGGCGAGCGCGTCCTGCTGGGTGGGCCCTTCCAGTCCGGCGAGACGGTGCCCGCGCGGCGGCAGACCCAGAAGCTCCAGGCGCACCTGCCCATGCTCGTCCACCCGAACCCGCAGCGGGTGCTGGAGATTGGCTACGGCGTGGGAGAGCTCGCGCGCACCCTGCTGCTCTACCAGCCGGAGCTGCTCCACCTCGTCGAGCTCGACGAGAACATGGTCCCCATGGCCGAGCAGTACTTCGGCGCCCTCAACGAGCACGCGAGCAGCAAGCCCAACGTGCGCGTGGACGTGATGGACGGCCGGCACTTCCTGAAGATGAGCCCGGAGCAGTACGACGTCATCATGTCGGACTCGATGATCCTCGCCAGCGAGGGCAGCCTCCGGCTCTACACGGAGGAGCACTTCCGCGAGGCGCGCCGGCACCTCCGCCCCGGAGGCGTGGCGCTCGCCTGGCTGCCGCTCAACTCGGGCACCACCAAGGCGATGGTCATCCTGAAGACCTTCCAGCAGGTCTTCCCCCAGAGCCTGCTGTGGCTGCCGCTGGGCCTCAACACGCAGGAGGCCTTCCTCATCGGCTTCCGGGACGAGGCGACCATCGACCTGGCGGCCTGGCGGCAGAAGTACGAGCGGGTGGCGCGAGAGGACCTGAGCGCGTTCGGCTGGGACTCGCCGGGGCTCTTCTTCGCCAGCTTCCGCGCGGGTCCGGACCGTCTGAAGGACATCGCCGAGCGCGTGCCGATGGTGAACCGGGACATGAACCCCGTGCTGGACTTCCTCCCCCAGGAGCCGCCCGCCGAGATCGACTCCGCCGTCCGGCAGATCATCTCGTACCCGCCGGGCTCCGTCTTCGCCCACGTGAAGGACGGCGCCCCGCCGAGCCAGGATTTGCAGTCGCTGACCGAAGAGGCCCAACGCATCCACGAAGCGGATCAGCTCTTCCTCCAAGGTGTCCAGGCGCTCGACCGGTTCGGCGCCCGCCCCCCGGCGGAGGTGCTGGCGAATGCCGAGCCCCTGACGGCCGACTTCCGGCGAGCGCTCGAGGTGTACCCCCGCCACCACGCCTCCGCCGTGTGGATGGCGCAGGTGCTGGGGCTCGCCGCGAAGGTGCAGCCTCCGCTGGAGCCCGAGAAGGCCCGGGGGCTCCTGGAAGAAGCCAGCCGCTACAACCCCTCGGACCTCGCCGTGGCCGAGGCGCTCGCGCGTCTGGCCCTCCAGAGAGGTGACAAGACCGAGGCCCACAAGTACATCGAGCGGGTCCGCACGCTCGCCCCCTACTCCCGGCTCGCCGCCACTGAGACGCCATGA